A genomic window from Agrobacterium tumefaciens includes:
- a CDS encoding aldo/keto reductase translates to MHTVTANGSTIPALGFGTFRIPGPDVLRIVPHALKLGFRHVDTAQIYGNEAEVGEAIAGSGVARGDIFLTTKVWVDNYRHDAFVASVEESLKKLKTDYIDLLLLHWPNEAVSLAEQIDALNEVKQAGKVRHIGVSNFNTALMAEAVSLSKAPIVTNQIEYHPYIDQTVVIEAARKAGMAVTGYYGMADGKVFTDPVLKEIAASHGKSVAQVVLRWLVQQDGIIALSKTVGEARAAENLAIFDFALSADEMAAMHGLSSPAGRIVSPDGLAPLWDKAA, encoded by the coding sequence ATGCATACTGTAACCGCCAACGGCTCCACCATTCCCGCTCTCGGCTTTGGCACCTTCCGTATCCCCGGCCCGGATGTTCTGCGGATCGTCCCGCACGCCCTGAAGCTCGGCTTTCGCCATGTGGATACCGCGCAGATCTATGGCAACGAGGCGGAAGTCGGCGAGGCGATCGCCGGTTCCGGCGTGGCCCGCGGTGACATATTCCTGACCACAAAAGTCTGGGTCGATAACTACAGGCATGATGCCTTCGTCGCTTCCGTTGAGGAAAGCCTGAAGAAGCTGAAGACCGACTATATCGATCTGCTGCTGCTACACTGGCCGAATGAAGCGGTTTCGCTCGCCGAGCAGATCGATGCGCTGAACGAGGTCAAGCAGGCCGGCAAGGTTCGCCATATCGGTGTTTCGAACTTCAATACGGCGCTGATGGCCGAAGCGGTCAGTCTTTCCAAGGCGCCGATTGTTACCAACCAGATCGAGTACCATCCCTATATCGATCAGACGGTGGTGATCGAGGCTGCCAGGAAGGCGGGCATGGCCGTGACCGGCTATTACGGCATGGCCGATGGCAAGGTATTTACCGATCCGGTCCTGAAGGAGATTGCCGCAAGCCACGGCAAGTCGGTGGCGCAGGTGGTTCTGCGCTGGCTGGTGCAGCAGGATGGTATCATCGCCCTGTCGAAGACCGTCGGTGAGGCACGTGCCGCCGAGAACCTGGCCATCTTCGACTTTGCCCTTTCAGCTGATGAAATGGCTGCCATGCATGGCCTTTCCAGCCCTGCTGGCCGGATCGTCTCGCCCGATGGCCTCGCTCCCCTGTGGGACAAGGCTGCCTGA
- a CDS encoding LLM class oxidoreductase, whose translation MSSALKSTTSKVQSGALDLIRKPQGGLTLGIELPLDNDWAPAREAERVAQGRPFGVPDLTHYPDLVRQVDRSGFAAVWTRDVPVFDPNNFGDAGSVYDPFVNLGFLAGITKNVALGTAAIVLPLRHPMMVAKAAASVDQLSGGRLILGVASGDRPVEYPLLGLDFEQRGEAFRDAVGYLRDAWKTEGLPLGDGRIEASLDLLPKPMRAQVPMVIAGQGRQSPDWIAANMEGRFVYPNGLERLTSQARGWAAARTALGLDRGVFISAFHLDLADDPDEQPTPRRFGARVGRNAFIDHLHALENAGVDHLALLLRPSRRPLSEVIDELSHDVLPVIGNISPAVRNAAE comes from the coding sequence ATGTCCTCGGCATTGAAATCCACGACATCCAAAGTCCAATCGGGTGCGCTCGATCTTATCCGCAAGCCCCAGGGCGGCCTCACGCTTGGCATTGAGCTTCCGCTCGACAACGACTGGGCGCCAGCGCGCGAAGCTGAACGTGTCGCGCAAGGCCGTCCCTTCGGTGTACCGGATCTCACACACTATCCCGATCTCGTCCGCCAGGTCGATCGTTCCGGTTTCGCCGCCGTCTGGACGCGCGACGTTCCGGTCTTCGATCCCAATAATTTTGGCGATGCGGGCTCGGTCTACGATCCCTTCGTCAATCTCGGTTTCCTTGCCGGCATCACAAAGAATGTGGCGCTCGGCACCGCGGCGATCGTGCTGCCGCTGCGTCATCCAATGATGGTGGCGAAGGCTGCGGCTTCCGTCGATCAGCTGTCCGGCGGCCGTCTCATTCTCGGCGTCGCCTCCGGCGACCGTCCGGTCGAATATCCGCTGCTTGGCCTTGATTTCGAACAGCGCGGTGAAGCCTTCCGGGACGCGGTCGGTTATCTGCGCGATGCCTGGAAGACCGAAGGCCTGCCGCTTGGCGACGGGCGCATCGAAGCCAGCCTCGACCTGCTGCCAAAGCCAATGCGGGCGCAGGTGCCGATGGTTATTGCCGGGCAAGGCCGGCAGTCGCCAGACTGGATCGCCGCCAACATGGAAGGCCGCTTCGTTTATCCGAACGGGCTTGAGCGGCTCACCTCCCAGGCAAGAGGCTGGGCCGCCGCGCGCACCGCTCTCGGGCTGGATCGTGGTGTCTTCATAAGCGCTTTCCATCTCGATCTGGCCGACGATCCGGATGAACAGCCGACACCGCGCCGCTTTGGCGCGCGCGTCGGACGCAATGCCTTCATCGACCATCTGCATGCCCTCGAAAACGCCGGGGTCGATCATCTCGCGCTTCTGCTGCGGCCATCGCGACGGCCCCTCAGCGAAGTGATCGATGAATTGTCGCACGATGTTCTGCCTGTAATCGGCAATATCTCTCCCGCCGTCAGAAATGCCGCGGAATAA
- a CDS encoding LysR family transcriptional regulator: MDNRTGEMEVFVLAAELQSFSAAGRRLKMSPSAVSKLVTRIEDRLGTRLLVRSTRSMILTPEGEVYLSRARRILADITETEQIVAGGGKMVPRGLLRINASVGFGERHLLPLIPAFLELYPEVQLDISLTDGIIGLIEERTDIAIRSGTMDDSSLKARKLLESRRVIVASPVYLEAKGAPQTPQDLADHNCFSFNFRRTLNEWPFRNPGASDIYRLPVTGNTAVNSGMIMRQLCLAGIGLGRVGQFHVQPDIDAGRLIPLLEAYNPEDLEQIHAVFAGHEHLAARIRAFIDFLAEHLSERGKSEPLP; this comes from the coding sequence ATGGACAACCGGACGGGCGAAATGGAAGTCTTCGTCCTGGCGGCGGAATTGCAGAGTTTTTCTGCCGCCGGACGACGGCTCAAAATGTCTCCATCGGCCGTCAGCAAGCTGGTGACGCGCATCGAGGATCGTCTCGGAACACGCCTGCTGGTACGCTCGACCCGGTCGATGATACTGACACCGGAAGGCGAGGTGTATCTCTCCCGCGCCCGGCGTATCCTGGCCGATATTACCGAGACCGAGCAGATCGTGGCTGGCGGAGGCAAAATGGTCCCGCGCGGGCTGCTTCGCATCAACGCGTCCGTGGGCTTTGGGGAACGGCATCTGCTTCCACTGATCCCGGCTTTCCTCGAACTCTATCCCGAAGTTCAGCTCGACATCTCGCTAACCGACGGCATCATCGGCCTGATCGAGGAACGAACCGACATAGCCATTCGATCTGGAACCATGGACGATTCGTCCCTGAAGGCGCGCAAGCTTCTCGAAAGCCGGCGAGTTATTGTAGCGTCCCCTGTTTATCTCGAAGCAAAGGGCGCACCGCAAACGCCACAGGATCTGGCCGACCACAATTGTTTCAGCTTCAACTTCCGCCGCACTCTCAACGAATGGCCGTTCCGGAACCCGGGAGCATCGGACATTTATCGCCTTCCCGTAACGGGAAACACCGCGGTCAATAGCGGCATGATCATGCGCCAGCTTTGCCTCGCCGGCATTGGACTGGGCAGGGTGGGGCAATTCCATGTACAGCCGGATATCGACGCAGGCAGGCTCATTCCGTTGCTCGAGGCATATAATCCCGAGGACCTCGAACAGATTCATGCCGTCTTCGCTGGACATGAGCATCTTGCGGCGCGCATTCGCGCGTTTATCGACTTCCTGGCGGAACACCTCAGTGAAAGAGGAAAATCCGAGCCACTCCCGTAA
- a CDS encoding FAD-dependent monooxygenase has protein sequence MRESPMLQHPIVAIVGAGPAGLTAASILQRHNWKTVVFEADTSAQARDQGGTLDLHADTGQLALEKTGLLPCFNRIARHEDQETRVLDYRSATILAEDLPAPGEGQRPEIDRHALRELLLSSIAHETVQWDHRLKTVTSHSDGKHSLHFENGRTECFDLVIGADGAWSRVRPALTDVQPVYTGTTFVELRIDAIDERHPSIAGMIGRGSIFALHAEMGLIAQRNGNGHVRVYAAIPVAPAEGKRPDMALAGITRNELLKRFSGWSEKLLKMILNADAITAIRPIIALPAGLRWAHRPGLTLVGDAAHVMPPVGVGVNLAMLDAADLAEALVSASDWPLAVERFETMMQNRAASIAEDAASGFADMFSQDAPAGIVEHMNSRRA, from the coding sequence ATGCGAGAGTCTCCCATGTTACAACATCCTATCGTCGCCATTGTCGGCGCAGGTCCGGCAGGGCTCACGGCAGCATCGATCCTTCAAAGGCACAATTGGAAAACCGTCGTTTTTGAAGCGGACACCTCGGCACAGGCACGTGATCAGGGTGGCACATTGGATTTGCACGCCGATACGGGTCAGCTCGCGCTTGAAAAGACGGGCCTCCTACCCTGCTTTAACCGCATCGCCCGCCACGAAGATCAAGAGACCCGTGTGCTCGATTATCGGTCGGCGACAATTCTTGCGGAAGATCTGCCAGCTCCGGGCGAAGGCCAAAGGCCGGAGATTGATCGTCACGCCCTGCGCGAACTTCTCCTTTCCTCGATTGCACATGAAACCGTGCAATGGGATCACCGGCTGAAGACGGTAACAAGCCATTCAGATGGCAAACATTCTCTCCATTTTGAGAACGGCAGAACCGAATGTTTCGACCTCGTTATCGGCGCAGATGGCGCCTGGTCCCGTGTACGTCCGGCCCTGACCGATGTGCAGCCCGTTTACACCGGCACCACTTTTGTTGAACTGCGGATTGATGCAATCGATGAACGTCATCCATCCATCGCAGGGATGATCGGCCGCGGCAGCATATTTGCCCTGCATGCAGAAATGGGCCTGATTGCCCAGCGAAACGGCAATGGGCATGTTCGGGTCTATGCCGCTATCCCAGTCGCCCCCGCAGAAGGCAAGCGACCGGATATGGCGCTGGCCGGCATCACCCGAAACGAGCTCCTGAAGCGGTTCTCCGGCTGGTCTGAGAAGCTTCTGAAGATGATTTTAAACGCCGACGCCATAACGGCGATCCGCCCGATCATCGCGCTTCCCGCTGGCTTGCGCTGGGCGCACCGGCCAGGTCTTACGCTTGTTGGTGATGCCGCTCACGTTATGCCGCCCGTCGGCGTCGGCGTAAATCTTGCCATGCTCGATGCGGCCGATCTGGCCGAGGCTCTGGTTTCGGCATCCGATTGGCCTCTGGCCGTCGAGCGATTTGAAACGATGATGCAGAACCGCGCGGCCAGCATTGCCGAAGATGCCGCCTCGGGCTTTGCAGATATGTTTTCGCAAGACGCGCCCGCCGGCATAGTGGAGCACATGAACAGCCGGCGGGCGTAA
- a CDS encoding GntR family transcriptional regulator, with the protein MPLKAQNLPSLGNTPPTSDIIAKHIREAIITGVLDEDEPIRQDDIAKLFGVSKIPVREALKRLEAEGLVEFQRNRGAVVTSITEPEIAEIFEVRAMLEANALKLSIPRMTEHTFQRAEDYCNEFARETDVARWAELNWQFHSCLYEDANKPFLLNLIRSVNDRIERYLRIQLTLSGGTGVDDREHRQILAACRQRDVNLATDLLVTHITKACESLLSNLPKVRGAKAAS; encoded by the coding sequence ATGCCGCTAAAAGCTCAAAACCTACCCTCTCTTGGCAACACCCCGCCGACGTCGGATATTATCGCAAAACACATACGAGAGGCGATCATAACGGGCGTCCTCGACGAAGACGAACCGATCCGTCAGGATGACATCGCAAAGCTTTTTGGCGTCAGCAAAATCCCGGTCCGCGAAGCTTTGAAGCGCCTGGAAGCAGAAGGCCTTGTGGAATTCCAACGCAACCGTGGCGCGGTGGTAACAAGCATTACCGAACCAGAGATCGCTGAAATTTTTGAAGTGAGGGCCATGCTGGAAGCCAACGCCCTGAAACTCTCGATCCCGAGAATGACCGAGCACACCTTCCAGCGCGCGGAAGATTATTGCAATGAATTCGCACGCGAGACCGACGTGGCGCGATGGGCGGAACTCAATTGGCAGTTTCACTCCTGCCTTTACGAGGATGCCAACAAACCATTCCTGCTCAATCTAATACGGTCGGTGAACGACCGGATCGAACGGTATCTTCGCATTCAGCTGACACTATCAGGCGGCACCGGCGTCGATGACCGGGAACATCGCCAGATCCTGGCCGCGTGCCGGCAGCGAGACGTTAATCTCGCGACCGATCTGCTTGTCACCCACATCACAAAAGCCTGTGAGTCCCTCTTGAGCAATCTCCCGAAAGTAAGGGGCGCCAAGGCGGCCAGCTAG
- a CDS encoding MarR family transcriptional regulator — protein sequence MNEEAEWRPQEMPALIIGRIARMLARLDDEGLREIGISVAQLPVLVALKNGEMRTQKELAVIAGVEQPSMAQLLARMERDGLIRRSQDPNDKRSSLICLEPEAYRRLEPGRDVLRGTNERALAGLAPDEVRTLTEMLHRIHANLAGC from the coding sequence ATGAATGAAGAAGCCGAATGGCGACCACAGGAAATGCCGGCGCTGATTATCGGGCGGATTGCACGGATGCTGGCAAGACTTGACGACGAGGGACTTCGGGAAATCGGCATCAGTGTCGCCCAGCTTCCCGTTCTGGTCGCCCTGAAGAACGGCGAAATGCGAACCCAGAAGGAACTGGCCGTCATTGCGGGGGTGGAGCAACCCAGCATGGCGCAGCTTCTGGCCAGAATGGAGCGGGATGGGTTGATCCGGCGTAGCCAGGATCCCAACGACAAACGCAGCAGCCTGATATGCCTGGAGCCGGAGGCGTATCGCAGGCTGGAACCGGGACGCGATGTCCTGCGTGGCACCAATGAACGTGCACTCGCCGGACTTGCGCCCGACGAGGTCCGAACGCTGACGGAGATGCTCCATCGAATTCACGCGAACTTGGCAGGTTGCTGA
- a CDS encoding MFS transporter: MPLAIFALTIAAYAIGTTEFVIVGLLPTVANDLHITLPLAGLIVSVYALGVTFGAPILTALTGKIERKPLLLGLMALFIVGNTAAALSPSYEILLIARVIAAFAHGVFFSVGATIAADLVPENRRGSAIAMMFMGLTVAIVSGVPIGTYIGQVFGWRATFWAVGALGVVAFVAIAALLPNTLKKAPPASILDQVRVLGSGRLLIVFAMTALGYGGTFVAFTFLAPILQDVTGFSESSVSLILVLYGIAIAAGNIGGGKIANSNPVKALIGLFLAQAIVLLVFSFTAVSPVLTLITLVALGFLSFANVPGLQLYVVQLAKEHRPGAVDVASALNIAAFNLGIAIGAWLGGVVVESPMGLAATPWVGAILVAVALLLTLWSSALDRRAAVSLKTA; this comes from the coding sequence ATGCCCTTGGCTATATTTGCTTTGACGATCGCAGCTTACGCGATCGGAACCACGGAGTTCGTCATTGTCGGCCTGTTGCCGACCGTCGCAAACGATCTTCACATCACCCTGCCGCTTGCCGGTCTTATCGTCAGTGTCTATGCGCTTGGCGTTACGTTCGGCGCGCCGATCCTGACCGCGCTTACCGGCAAAATAGAACGGAAGCCGCTGCTGCTCGGCCTCATGGCCCTGTTCATCGTCGGTAACACTGCCGCGGCGCTGTCACCGAGCTACGAGATTCTGCTCATTGCCCGCGTGATTGCCGCTTTCGCTCATGGCGTGTTCTTCTCCGTTGGCGCGACGATCGCTGCCGATCTCGTGCCCGAAAACCGCCGTGGCTCGGCGATTGCCATGATGTTCATGGGATTGACCGTCGCCATCGTCTCCGGCGTTCCTATCGGTACCTATATCGGTCAGGTCTTTGGCTGGCGTGCAACCTTCTGGGCCGTTGGCGCTCTCGGTGTCGTTGCCTTTGTCGCCATTGCCGCCCTTCTGCCGAACACGCTCAAGAAGGCGCCGCCGGCAAGCATTCTTGATCAGGTCCGCGTGCTCGGTTCCGGTCGCCTGCTCATCGTCTTCGCCATGACCGCGCTCGGTTACGGCGGCACCTTCGTCGCCTTCACCTTCCTTGCGCCGATCCTGCAGGACGTCACCGGCTTCTCCGAATCCAGCGTCAGCCTGATCCTCGTGCTCTACGGCATCGCCATCGCTGCCGGTAACATCGGTGGCGGCAAGATTGCCAACAGCAATCCCGTCAAGGCATTGATCGGTCTCTTCCTGGCACAGGCCATCGTATTGCTGGTGTTTTCGTTCACCGCCGTCTCGCCGGTCCTGACCCTGATCACGCTGGTGGCGCTTGGCTTCCTGTCCTTCGCCAATGTCCCGGGCCTGCAGCTCTACGTCGTGCAGCTGGCCAAGGAACACCGCCCCGGCGCCGTTGATGTTGCATCCGCACTCAACATCGCCGCCTTCAACCTCGGCATCGCCATTGGCGCCTGGCTGGGTGGTGTGGTGGTGGAATCGCCGATGGGTCTTGCTGCAACCCCATGGGTCGGCGCCATCCTCGTTGCCGTCGCCCTGCTTCTCACGCTCTGGAGCAGCGCGCTCGACCGCCGCGCCGCCGTGTCCCTGAAGACTGCATAA